A window from Streptomyces sp. NBC_00271 encodes these proteins:
- the hemQ gene encoding hydrogen peroxide-dependent heme synthase has translation MSDDAPTTESGRVPNKGKLAKDLNEVIRYTLWSVFKLKDVLPEDRAGFADEVQELFDQLAAKDVTVRGTYDVSGLRADADLMIWWHAETSDQLQEAYNLFRRTRLGRALEPVWSNMALHRPAEFNRSHIPAFLADETPRNYVSVYPFVRSYDWYLLPDEDRRRMLADHGKMARGYPDVRANTVASFSLGDYEWMLAFEADELYRIVDLMRHLRASEARMHVREEVPFYTGRRKSVAELVAGLA, from the coding sequence ATGAGTGACGACGCCCCCACCACCGAGTCCGGCAGGGTCCCGAACAAGGGCAAGCTGGCTAAGGACCTCAACGAGGTCATCCGCTACACCCTGTGGTCCGTGTTCAAGCTGAAGGACGTGCTGCCCGAGGACCGCGCCGGCTTCGCCGACGAGGTCCAGGAGCTCTTCGACCAGCTCGCCGCGAAGGACGTCACCGTCCGCGGCACCTACGACGTGTCGGGGCTGCGCGCCGACGCCGACCTGATGATCTGGTGGCACGCCGAGACCAGCGACCAGCTCCAGGAGGCGTACAACCTCTTCCGCCGCACCAGGCTGGGCCGCGCCCTGGAGCCGGTCTGGTCGAACATGGCGCTGCACCGCCCCGCCGAGTTCAACCGCTCGCACATCCCGGCGTTCCTCGCCGACGAGACGCCGCGCAACTATGTGAGCGTCTACCCCTTCGTGCGCTCCTACGACTGGTACCTGCTGCCCGACGAGGACCGCCGCCGTATGCTCGCCGACCACGGCAAGATGGCCCGCGGCTACCCGGACGTGCGCGCCAACACGGTCGCCTCGTTCTCCCTCGGCGACTACGAGTGGATGCTCGCGTTCGAGGCCGACGAGCTGTACCGCATCGTCGACCTCATGCGCCACCTGCGCGCCTCCGAGGCCCGCATGCACGTCCGCGAGGAGGTCCCGTTCTACACGGGCCGCCGTAAGTCCGTGGCCGAGCTGGTCGCCGGGCTCGCCTGA
- a CDS encoding alpha/beta hydrolase: MRAAVLYGTTGSLLLSGLVAAPAGGAAAWPDPAAALEARGTVVAAARAAKAGVHWGACPKGDHFPVEMRCGTVTVPLDYAQPDGKKIKLTVSRAGATGKDLRNSKHKVPRQGSLVYNPGGPGASGMYFPLIGFLPEWKRVAAAYDLVGYAPRGVDRSAPLSCEDPKRFLKGPAQSPTYPSETYKKERIAEAQAYARGCLKRSGQGIRHYTSLNNARDLDVLRAALGERKLTFMGASYGTYFGALYATLFPSHVRRMVFDSAVNPDPRQIWYRNNLDQSVAFEARWADFRAWVAKHDKEYALGTTPQAVLRNYEKARARLAAAPAGGKVGPRQLQGAFLEAGYFDDYWPQRALALSAYLKGDPKPLIQQAGPHPEASAEAENGNAVYTAVECNDAAWPTDWRTWDRDNTRLARVAPFETWDNAWMNLPCAYWPVPRQKPLDVRTLPGALAPVLILAAQRDAATPYEGAVELQRRLSGSVLVTENGAGTHGIAGGPNKCVNGYLDAYLLEGRLPKRRTACAPHAEPKPAAPGGDKTTRHDAQAREDAKTTRQAP, encoded by the coding sequence ATGAGAGCTGCCGTCCTGTACGGAACCACCGGGTCCTTGCTTCTGAGCGGCCTCGTCGCCGCCCCCGCGGGCGGTGCGGCGGCCTGGCCGGACCCCGCGGCCGCCCTCGAGGCGCGCGGCACCGTCGTCGCCGCCGCCCGCGCCGCGAAGGCCGGCGTCCATTGGGGCGCGTGCCCCAAGGGGGACCACTTCCCGGTCGAGATGCGCTGCGGCACGGTCACCGTGCCGCTGGACTACGCGCAACCCGACGGCAAGAAGATCAAACTGACCGTCAGCCGCGCCGGCGCCACCGGCAAGGACCTGCGCAACTCCAAGCACAAGGTGCCGCGTCAGGGCTCCCTCGTCTACAACCCGGGCGGCCCGGGCGCGTCCGGCATGTACTTCCCGCTGATCGGCTTCCTCCCCGAGTGGAAGCGCGTCGCGGCCGCGTACGACCTCGTGGGCTACGCCCCGCGCGGCGTGGACCGCTCGGCCCCGCTGTCCTGCGAGGACCCGAAGCGCTTTCTGAAGGGGCCCGCGCAGTCGCCGACGTACCCCTCGGAGACGTACAAGAAGGAGCGCATCGCGGAGGCACAGGCGTACGCGCGCGGCTGCCTCAAGCGCTCCGGGCAGGGCATCCGCCACTACACCTCGCTCAACAACGCCCGCGACCTCGATGTGCTGCGCGCCGCGCTGGGCGAGCGGAAACTGACGTTCATGGGGGCGTCGTACGGCACGTACTTCGGCGCCCTGTACGCGACGCTCTTCCCCTCGCACGTACGCCGGATGGTGTTCGACTCGGCGGTCAACCCCGACCCCCGGCAGATCTGGTACCGGAACAACCTCGACCAGTCGGTCGCGTTCGAGGCCCGTTGGGCGGACTTCCGCGCGTGGGTCGCCAAGCACGACAAGGAGTACGCGCTCGGCACCACGCCCCAAGCGGTGCTGCGCAACTACGAGAAGGCGCGGGCACGGCTCGCCGCGGCGCCCGCGGGCGGCAAGGTGGGGCCGCGTCAGTTGCAGGGCGCGTTCCTGGAGGCGGGGTACTTCGACGACTACTGGCCGCAGCGCGCCCTGGCGCTGTCCGCCTATCTGAAGGGCGACCCGAAGCCGCTGATCCAGCAGGCCGGGCCGCATCCGGAGGCGTCGGCCGAGGCGGAGAACGGCAACGCGGTGTACACGGCCGTGGAGTGCAACGACGCGGCCTGGCCGACGGACTGGCGTACCTGGGACCGGGACAACACGCGGCTCGCGCGCGTGGCACCGTTCGAGACCTGGGACAACGCGTGGATGAACCTGCCGTGCGCGTACTGGCCGGTGCCGCGGCAGAAGCCCCTCGATGTGCGGACGCTGCCCGGGGCGCTGGCGCCGGTCCTGATCCTGGCGGCCCAGCGGGACGCGGCGACGCCCTATGAGGGGGCGGTGGAGCTCCAGCGGCGGCTGTCCGGCTCGGTCCTGGTGACCGAGAACGGCGCCGGGACGCACGGGATCGCGGGCGGGCCCAACAAGTGCGTCAACGGCTACCTGGACGCGTACCTCCTGGAGGGCCGCCTCCCGAAGCGGCGCACGGCGTGCGCCCCGCACGCGGAGCCCAAGCCGGCCGCGCCGGGCGGTGACAAGACCACCCGGCACGACGCGCAGGCCCGTGAGGACGCGAAGACGACCCGCCAGGCTCCCTGA
- a CDS encoding TIGR04222 domain-containing membrane protein: MFWVLLLLLAWAAAGISCTRLCLAAVRAAAVDADAARGHHLTLYEAAFLSGGPARVADLTLVSMARQRRLLLAHTGWATVVDPRGRDEMERSVIGAIGPQGQSRIAPVRASTAAADSVRRLADRLVAAGLAVPDGARTTVASAIRQVQAAAAAVLALGAVAVLMPSPSRASENDVPIAVWFSLPLILTVSCLAIARIEVHPYTRWASPAGQRLLGTLARHPDATGDDRTYLTSVAVRGVRAVGEPELRAAFAHRDRSPERQR, translated from the coding sequence ATGTTCTGGGTCCTTCTCCTGCTCCTGGCCTGGGCCGCGGCCGGTATCTCCTGCACTCGGCTGTGCCTGGCCGCCGTGCGCGCGGCGGCGGTCGACGCCGACGCGGCGCGCGGACACCACCTCACGCTGTACGAGGCGGCGTTCCTGTCCGGCGGCCCCGCCCGGGTCGCCGATCTGACCCTGGTGTCGATGGCCCGTCAGCGGCGGCTGCTGCTCGCGCACACGGGCTGGGCGACCGTCGTGGACCCGCGCGGTCGCGACGAGATGGAGCGCTCGGTGATAGGGGCGATAGGTCCGCAGGGTCAGTCCCGGATAGCGCCCGTACGGGCGAGCACGGCCGCCGCGGACTCCGTACGCCGCCTCGCCGACCGTCTCGTCGCCGCGGGCCTCGCCGTGCCCGACGGCGCCCGCACCACCGTCGCGAGCGCCATCCGCCAGGTCCAGGCCGCCGCCGCGGCCGTCCTCGCGCTCGGCGCCGTCGCCGTGCTGATGCCCTCCCCGTCCCGGGCGAGCGAGAACGACGTGCCGATCGCCGTGTGGTTCTCGCTGCCGCTCATCCTTACCGTGAGCTGCCTCGCCATCGCCCGCATCGAGGTCCACCCGTACACGCGCTGGGCCTCCCCGGCCGGACAGCGGCTGCTCGGCACCCTCGCCCGGCACCCCGACGCCACCGGCGACGACCGTACGTACCTCACCTCGGTCGCCGTACGCGGCGTCCGCGCGGTCGGCGAGCCGGAGCTGCGCGCGGCCTTCGCGCACCGCGACCGAAGCCCCGAGCGGCAGCGCTGA
- a CDS encoding DUF4142 domain-containing protein, with amino-acid sequence MRSINRTGLVSGTGLIVAALTATLAALIFPIWSYADRAGTGLDTLNAQSVSTRFGPLSALDREFVTKVRLAGLWELPAGQQAEERGTTQAVKTAGAHLVEGHTFLDARVRNVAARLGLELPNQPNAQQRGWLATLDAAHGTDYDQKFANILRRAHGKVFSVVAQVRANTRNSLVRDLADDANTTVLDHIKVLEATGYVDFDALAQDAATASPPPLTASPAPPGPTESPDSPVPVTPSGTYPLPPAASRPKG; translated from the coding sequence ATGCGATCCATCAACCGCACCGGATTGGTCAGTGGGACAGGACTCATCGTCGCGGCCCTCACCGCGACCCTCGCTGCCCTGATCTTTCCGATCTGGTCGTACGCGGACCGCGCCGGCACCGGCCTGGACACCCTGAACGCCCAGTCCGTGTCGACGCGGTTCGGTCCGCTGTCCGCACTGGACCGGGAGTTCGTCACCAAGGTCCGGCTCGCCGGGCTGTGGGAGCTGCCCGCCGGCCAGCAGGCCGAGGAGCGTGGCACCACCCAGGCCGTGAAGACGGCGGGCGCACACCTCGTCGAGGGCCACACGTTCCTCGACGCGCGCGTCCGGAACGTCGCCGCACGGCTCGGACTCGAACTCCCGAACCAGCCCAACGCCCAGCAGCGCGGCTGGCTGGCCACGCTCGACGCCGCGCACGGCACGGACTACGACCAGAAGTTCGCGAACATCCTGCGCAGGGCGCACGGCAAGGTCTTCTCCGTCGTCGCCCAGGTCCGCGCGAACACCCGTAACTCCCTCGTACGGGACCTCGCCGACGACGCGAACACCACCGTGCTCGACCACATCAAGGTCCTCGAAGCCACCGGGTACGTGGACTTCGACGCCCTCGCCCAGGACGCCGCGACCGCGAGCCCGCCCCCGCTGACGGCTTCCCCGGCCCCGCCGGGTCCCACCGAGTCCCCGGACAGCCCCGTCCCCGTCACCCCGTCCGGGACCTATCCACTGCCCCCGGCCGCGTCCCGCCCCAAGGGCTAG
- a CDS encoding DUF692 domain-containing protein — translation MTQPRRLGTGIGWRPEIAEAVERMPGIDWVEAVAENLCPGHLPESLLRLRERGITVVPHGVSLGLGGADRPEESRLTALAERAEALGSPLVTEHIAFVRAGGALTASPSLEAGHLLPVPRTRDALDVLCENVRIAQEALPVPLAVENIAALISWPGEEMTEGQFLYDLVDRTGVRLLIDVANLHTNHVNRAEDPSKALDELPVEAIAYVHVAGGFERDGVWHDSHAHPVPRQVLDILADLASRVTPPGVLLERDENFPDPGELERELGAIRVTLTKARARVVTPSGTPAGPRSGEAAAPANDTPGAAGSHAADVAVGTRQRLALGQAALLSALVAGTPVPEGFDRGRLGVQARALAAKRADVVAKVAAELPEILGDAYRPAFLTYAQGHPMSGGYRRDALDFAEYMLLAGHPEDAETRRRLRAWWLERSGPTPPSQRPTARLARATRRVLLRR, via the coding sequence ATGACACAGCCGAGGCGGCTGGGGACGGGAATCGGGTGGCGGCCGGAGATCGCCGAGGCCGTGGAGCGCATGCCCGGCATCGACTGGGTCGAGGCCGTGGCGGAGAACCTGTGCCCCGGGCATCTTCCCGAGTCGCTGCTGCGGCTGCGCGAGCGGGGCATCACGGTGGTGCCGCACGGGGTCTCGCTCGGCCTCGGCGGCGCGGACCGGCCCGAGGAGTCCCGTCTCACCGCCCTCGCGGAGCGGGCCGAGGCGCTGGGCTCGCCGCTCGTCACGGAGCACATCGCGTTCGTACGGGCCGGGGGCGCGCTCACCGCCTCGCCCTCACTGGAGGCCGGGCACCTGCTGCCGGTCCCCCGCACCCGGGACGCCCTCGACGTGCTGTGCGAGAACGTCCGTATCGCGCAGGAGGCCCTTCCCGTCCCGCTCGCGGTCGAGAACATCGCCGCGCTGATCTCCTGGCCCGGGGAGGAGATGACCGAGGGGCAGTTCCTGTACGACCTGGTGGACCGCACCGGCGTACGCCTCCTCATCGACGTGGCCAACCTCCACACGAACCACGTCAACCGGGCCGAGGACCCTTCGAAGGCCCTCGACGAACTCCCCGTCGAGGCCATCGCCTACGTCCACGTCGCCGGCGGCTTCGAACGGGACGGTGTCTGGCACGACAGCCACGCCCACCCCGTCCCCCGGCAGGTCCTCGACATCCTGGCCGACCTCGCCTCCCGCGTGACCCCACCGGGGGTCCTCCTGGAACGCGACGAGAACTTCCCGGACCCGGGCGAACTGGAGAGGGAGCTCGGGGCGATCAGAGTCACCCTGACGAAGGCGCGGGCACGGGTCGTGACGCCGTCCGGAACCCCGGCGGGCCCGCGCTCCGGTGAGGCCGCCGCCCCCGCGAACGACACCCCCGGAGCAGCCGGGAGCCACGCGGCCGACGTGGCCGTGGGTACGCGGCAGCGGCTCGCGCTCGGGCAGGCCGCGCTGTTGTCCGCGCTCGTCGCGGGCACCCCCGTGCCCGAGGGGTTCGACCGGGGACGGCTGGGTGTGCAGGCGCGGGCGCTCGCGGCCAAGCGGGCGGACGTCGTCGCGAAGGTGGCGGCGGAGCTGCCGGAGATCCTCGGGGACGCGTACCGGCCGGCGTTCCTCACGTACGCGCAAGGGCATCCGATGAGCGGTGGGTACCGGCGCGACGCGTTGGACTTCGCCGAGTACATGCTGCTCGCGGGGCACCCCGAGGACGCGGAGACGCGGCGGCGGCTGCGTGCGTGGTGGCTGGAGCGGTCCGGCCCGACCCCGCCGTCGCAGCGGCCCACGGCCCGGCTGGCCCGTGCGACCCGACGGGTACTGCTGCGCCGCTGA
- a CDS encoding DUF4142 domain-containing protein, with product MRRINGSAFVIATLAATVGALAFPVWSYADRAGTGQANLAAGTVNTQWGPLSAADRDLIVRVRLAGLWELPAGQQALERAPNKAIKEVGDHLIVGHTDLDKRVRVIAAQLNVELPNQPNAQQQGWLQEMTAATGAEYERKFVNLLRAAHGKIFPAIGAVRNSTRNTLVRQLASDANQTVLDHITILEKTGSVDFDAIANDTAALSTASPTGPPAPAAGVTAPSAPPVQPADGVVATSSPSPAPPGQVNTARPEPSDPDNVLR from the coding sequence TTGCGGCGTATCAATGGTTCCGCCTTCGTCATCGCGACGCTCGCCGCCACTGTCGGCGCGCTCGCGTTCCCCGTGTGGTCGTACGCCGACCGCGCCGGCACGGGGCAGGCGAATCTGGCGGCGGGGACGGTGAACACGCAGTGGGGGCCCCTGTCCGCCGCCGACCGCGATCTGATCGTGCGCGTGCGGCTGGCCGGACTGTGGGAACTGCCGGCGGGACAGCAGGCGCTCGAGCGGGCCCCCAACAAGGCGATCAAGGAGGTGGGCGATCACCTGATCGTCGGCCACACCGACCTCGACAAGCGGGTACGGGTCATCGCGGCCCAGCTCAATGTCGAGCTGCCGAATCAGCCCAACGCCCAGCAGCAGGGCTGGCTGCAGGAGATGACCGCGGCGACGGGAGCAGAATACGAACGGAAGTTCGTGAACCTGCTGCGAGCCGCGCACGGCAAGATCTTCCCGGCGATCGGCGCGGTCCGTAACTCCACCCGCAACACGCTGGTCCGGCAGCTGGCCTCGGACGCCAACCAGACGGTGCTGGACCACATCACCATCCTGGAGAAGACCGGGAGCGTCGACTTCGACGCCATCGCCAACGACACGGCGGCCCTGTCGACCGCGAGCCCGACCGGTCCCCCGGCGCCGGCCGCCGGCGTCACGGCGCCCTCCGCGCCGCCGGTGCAGCCGGCCGACGGCGTCGTCGCCACGTCGAGTCCGTCGCCCGCGCCGCCGGGACAGGTCAACACCGCCCGGCCGGAGCCCTCGGATCCGGACAACGTGCTGCGGTAG
- a CDS encoding TIGR03086 family metal-binding protein yields MTSTGVDIVELDRIAVYESLRLVGLARGADWERDTPCAGWTLRRLVAHMAAQHHGFAAAARGAGHETAYWREPQDMSDPERTYRGAATAVLAAFAEPGVTEGEFVLPEIRDGGGFPGGMALGFHFVDYVVHAWDVAATLGVGLELPDHVRGAALAVGRLVPTDPAGRGPGFAFAPPVDVPMGADPLDEALRLLGRTPEKWPLSADGADSQLI; encoded by the coding sequence ATGACATCGACCGGAGTGGACATCGTCGAGCTCGACCGGATCGCCGTCTATGAGTCGCTGCGGCTCGTCGGGCTGGCGCGGGGCGCGGACTGGGAGCGGGACACACCATGTGCGGGGTGGACGCTGCGGCGGCTGGTGGCGCACATGGCCGCGCAGCACCACGGGTTCGCGGCAGCCGCCCGGGGAGCGGGGCACGAGACGGCGTACTGGCGGGAGCCGCAGGACATGAGCGACCCGGAGCGGACCTACCGGGGAGCGGCGACGGCGGTGCTGGCCGCGTTCGCCGAACCGGGCGTGACGGAGGGGGAGTTCGTACTGCCGGAGATCAGGGACGGGGGCGGGTTCCCCGGCGGGATGGCCCTCGGCTTCCACTTCGTCGACTACGTGGTGCACGCGTGGGACGTCGCCGCCACGCTCGGCGTCGGACTCGAACTGCCGGACCACGTCCGCGGGGCGGCCCTGGCCGTCGGCCGCCTCGTACCGACGGATCCGGCCGGTCGCGGGCCTGGGTTCGCGTTCGCGCCGCCGGTCGACGTGCCCATGGGCGCGGATCCGCTGGACGAGGCGCTGCGGCTGCTCGGACGTACACCAGAGAAGTGGCCGCTGTCGGCCGACGGCGCCGATTCACAGCTGATTTGA
- a CDS encoding TetR/AcrR family transcriptional regulator, with amino-acid sequence MAGTRLDGRVERGNRTRQLVLRRTVDIASVEGLEALSVGRLATELQLSKSGVFALFGSKQELQLATVREAARIYVEQVTRPASETPAGVARAWRLCALWLDYSQGRVFPGGCFFYEVIAEFDARSGPVHDAVAQAQRDWAAHVEHTIAEARDLGELRSDTDAAQLAFELIALMETANAVSVLRDETDVYHRARVAILSRLRAAATDPSLVPEPS; translated from the coding sequence ATGGCCGGGACCCGGCTGGACGGCAGGGTCGAACGCGGCAACCGCACGCGGCAGTTGGTGCTCCGCCGTACGGTCGACATCGCCTCGGTCGAAGGACTGGAAGCACTGTCCGTGGGTCGTCTCGCCACCGAGCTCCAGCTCAGCAAGAGCGGGGTCTTCGCGCTCTTCGGCTCCAAGCAGGAACTGCAGCTGGCCACCGTGCGGGAAGCGGCGCGCATCTACGTCGAGCAGGTGACCCGGCCCGCGTCCGAGACCCCCGCCGGTGTCGCCCGGGCCTGGCGGCTGTGCGCACTCTGGCTGGACTACTCCCAGGGCCGGGTCTTCCCCGGCGGCTGTTTCTTCTACGAGGTCATCGCCGAGTTCGACGCCCGGTCGGGGCCCGTGCACGACGCCGTCGCACAGGCCCAGCGGGACTGGGCGGCCCATGTGGAGCACACCATCGCCGAGGCACGCGACCTGGGTGAGCTGCGCTCCGACACGGATGCCGCGCAACTCGCCTTCGAGCTCATCGCGTTGATGGAGACGGCGAACGCGGTGTCGGTGTTGCGTGACGAGACGGACGTCTATCACAGGGCCCGCGTCGCCATCCTTTCCCGGCTGCGCGCGGCGGCCACCGATCCGTCCCTCGTGCCCGAGCCCTCCTGA
- a CDS encoding peptidyl-tRNA hydrolase: MSSDPTVADAPGRPDVPGSAEDSPFRSERTARDEAPQFVLPLVVRIEKAAPPARTDALETAARAVLTILSDERALGDGEWAQAVRDWQDARIRKVVRRARGAEWRRAETLPGITVTGKSAEVRVFPPVPLDGWPKDLVKLQVSGTDLDDPEPPVDADPTAPMLWLNPDLDMSAGKTMAQAGHGAQLAWWELSDEERAAWRDAGFPLAVRTADPARWSGLTTSGLPLVRDAGFTEIAPGSCTVVADHPALRS; this comes from the coding sequence GTGAGCAGCGACCCGACCGTAGCCGACGCACCCGGCCGACCCGACGTACCCGGCTCGGCCGAGGACAGCCCCTTCCGATCCGAGCGCACCGCGCGCGACGAGGCCCCGCAGTTCGTGCTGCCGCTGGTCGTGCGCATCGAGAAGGCCGCTCCCCCGGCACGCACGGACGCGCTGGAGACCGCGGCCCGCGCCGTGCTGACGATCCTCAGCGATGAGCGGGCCCTCGGGGACGGCGAATGGGCGCAGGCGGTGCGGGACTGGCAGGACGCCCGGATCCGCAAGGTCGTACGACGGGCGCGTGGCGCCGAGTGGCGGCGGGCCGAGACGCTGCCCGGCATCACGGTGACCGGGAAGTCCGCCGAGGTGCGCGTCTTCCCGCCGGTCCCCCTGGACGGCTGGCCGAAGGACCTGGTCAAGCTCCAGGTCTCCGGCACCGACCTCGACGACCCGGAGCCGCCGGTGGACGCGGACCCGACGGCGCCCATGCTGTGGCTCAACCCCGATCTCGACATGTCGGCCGGCAAGACGATGGCGCAGGCCGGGCACGGCGCGCAGCTGGCCTGGTGGGAACTGTCGGACGAGGAGCGGGCGGCCTGGCGCGACGCCGGTTTCCCCCTCGCCGTCCGCACCGCCGACCCGGCCCGCTGGAGTGGACTCACCACCTCCGGGCTGCCGTTGGTGCGTGACGCGGGGTTCACGGAGATCGCGCCGGGGTCGTGCACGGTGGTGGCCGACCATCCTGCGCTGCGCTCCTGA
- a CDS encoding polysaccharide deacetylase family protein, producing MIIPVRRFVATCALGALGVALAACGTPGTPHAARPGHPATAQPSRPPTLAPGSSGITPVFTNGPRTQDKIVSLTFDADMTAAEGPRAAAGEHFDNPELIATLRAFKVPATLFMTGRWADEYPKEARDIGQDPLFEVANHSYSHYAFTDNCYGLPTVPQERMRAEVEEAYAAFERVGVLHAMPYFRFPGGCYDQRALRTLSAVGVTAVQWDVVSGDAFATDADAVARQVLEGVKPGSVVVMHCTRSAAPVTEQALQTIVPELRKKGFRFVKVSEMIGSATQSERHGTT from the coding sequence GTGATCATTCCAGTACGACGATTCGTCGCGACCTGCGCCCTCGGCGCACTCGGGGTCGCGCTCGCCGCCTGCGGGACCCCAGGAACCCCGCACGCCGCCCGCCCAGGGCACCCCGCGACCGCCCAGCCCTCGCGACCCCCCACACTGGCCCCCGGCTCCAGCGGTATCACTCCCGTCTTCACCAACGGTCCGCGCACGCAGGACAAGATCGTCTCGCTGACCTTCGACGCGGACATGACCGCCGCCGAGGGGCCTCGCGCCGCGGCCGGGGAGCACTTCGACAACCCCGAACTGATCGCCACGCTGCGCGCGTTCAAGGTCCCCGCGACCCTGTTCATGACCGGACGCTGGGCCGACGAGTACCCCAAGGAGGCCAGGGACATCGGGCAGGACCCGCTGTTCGAGGTCGCCAACCACTCGTACAGCCATTACGCCTTCACCGACAACTGCTACGGCCTGCCCACCGTGCCCCAGGAACGGATGCGGGCCGAGGTGGAGGAGGCCTACGCCGCCTTCGAGAGGGTGGGCGTGCTCCACGCGATGCCCTACTTCCGGTTCCCCGGCGGGTGCTACGACCAGCGGGCCCTGCGCACGCTGAGCGCCGTGGGCGTGACCGCGGTGCAGTGGGACGTCGTCAGCGGGGACGCCTTCGCGACCGACGCCGACGCCGTGGCCCGGCAGGTGCTGGAGGGTGTGAAGCCCGGATCCGTCGTCGTCATGCACTGCACGCGCAGCGCGGCTCCGGTGACCGAGCAGGCCCTGCAGACGATCGTCCCCGAGCTGCGGAAGAAGGGTTTCCGCTTCGTGAAGGTCTCCGAGATGATCGGCTCGGCGACGCAGAGCGAGCGGCACGGCACCACGTAG